Proteins co-encoded in one Aquincola tertiaricarbonis genomic window:
- a CDS encoding acyl-CoA dehydrogenase family protein, with amino-acid sequence MQSYTPPLREMRFVIEEVLQAPAAWAAMPAHADLDIDTAAAVLEEAGRFASGLLAPLNAVGDRQGCRLADDGRVHTPEGFADAYRAFVQGGWPALACAPEHGGQGLPMLLDAAVGEMWAAANHGWTMYPGLLHGAYDCLRHHADPALQALYLPKVASGEWLATMHLTEPQAGSDLGLLRSRAEPAGMGLGGLPGLPAYRLHGVKQFISGAAHDLADNTVHLVLARLPDAPAGSRGLSLFLAPQRLPDGSHNPVRCTGLEHKMGLHGSATCAVALEGALGWLVGQPHRGLQAMFVMMNAARLHVGLQGLGHLEQAQRHAWAYARERVQGRGRPIAEHPAMRRLLWTLRADAEAGRVLAYETAMLLDTAHHGADADQRAEAEGQASLLTPVVKAGLTALGHHGADAALQVWGGTGYTRDAGIEQTVRDSRVAMLYEGTNEIQALDLLQRKVLGDQGAAFGRRLAAIQARAEAAPAGLAGEAAAVRHAVQAARAALEALAPQAEDTDRVGAAADDFLAGSTRLLLADAALRIAQAAAPGAAEDPWRAERLAAARWGLLRGAPEAVFAFGRVSSPVALPA; translated from the coding sequence ATGCAGAGCTACACCCCCCCGCTGCGCGAGATGCGCTTCGTCATCGAGGAGGTGCTGCAGGCGCCCGCCGCCTGGGCCGCGATGCCGGCGCATGCCGACCTCGACATCGACACCGCCGCCGCGGTGCTGGAAGAAGCGGGCCGCTTCGCCAGTGGCCTGCTGGCGCCGTTGAACGCGGTGGGCGACCGCCAGGGCTGCCGTCTGGCCGACGACGGCCGCGTGCACACCCCCGAGGGCTTTGCCGACGCTTACCGCGCCTTCGTGCAGGGCGGTTGGCCCGCGCTGGCCTGCGCGCCCGAACACGGCGGCCAGGGTCTGCCGATGCTGCTGGACGCCGCAGTGGGTGAGATGTGGGCCGCCGCCAACCACGGCTGGACCATGTACCCCGGCCTGTTGCACGGTGCCTACGACTGTCTGCGCCACCATGCCGACCCGGCGCTGCAGGCGCTGTACCTGCCCAAAGTGGCCAGCGGCGAATGGCTGGCCACCATGCACCTGACCGAGCCGCAGGCCGGCAGCGACCTGGGCCTGCTGCGCAGCCGCGCCGAGCCGGCCGGCATGGGCCTCGGCGGCCTGCCGGGGCTGCCGGCCTACAGGCTGCATGGCGTCAAGCAGTTCATCTCCGGCGCGGCCCACGACCTGGCCGACAACACCGTGCACCTGGTGCTGGCCCGCCTGCCCGATGCCCCGGCTGGCAGCCGGGGCCTGTCGCTGTTCCTCGCGCCTCAGCGCCTGCCCGATGGCTCCCACAACCCGGTGCGCTGCACCGGCCTGGAACACAAGATGGGCCTGCACGGCAGCGCCACCTGCGCGGTGGCGCTGGAAGGCGCGCTGGGCTGGTTGGTGGGGCAGCCGCACCGTGGCCTGCAGGCCATGTTCGTGATGATGAATGCGGCCCGGCTGCACGTGGGATTGCAGGGCCTGGGCCACCTGGAACAGGCCCAGCGCCATGCCTGGGCTTATGCGCGCGAACGGGTGCAGGGCCGCGGCCGGCCCATCGCCGAGCACCCGGCCATGCGCCGCCTGCTGTGGACGCTGCGCGCCGATGCCGAAGCCGGCCGCGTGCTGGCCTATGAAACCGCGATGCTGCTGGACACCGCCCACCACGGCGCCGACGCCGACCAGCGCGCCGAGGCCGAGGGGCAGGCCAGCCTGCTGACACCGGTGGTCAAGGCCGGCCTCACCGCGCTCGGCCACCACGGCGCCGATGCGGCGCTGCAGGTGTGGGGCGGCACCGGCTACACGCGGGACGCCGGCATCGAGCAGACGGTGCGCGACAGCCGGGTGGCCATGCTGTACGAGGGCACCAACGAGATCCAGGCGCTGGACCTGTTGCAGCGCAAGGTGCTGGGCGACCAGGGCGCCGCCTTCGGCCGCCGTCTGGCCGCCATCCAGGCGCGGGCCGAGGCGGCACCGGCCGGCCTGGCCGGCGAAGCAGCGGCCGTCCGCCACGCGGTGCAGGCCGCGCGTGCCGCGCTGGAAGCGCTGGCCCCGCAGGCCGAAGACACCGACCGCGTGGGCGCCGCGGCCGACGATTTCCTGGCCGGCAGCACCCGCCTGCTGCTGGCCGACGCCGCCCTGCGCATCGCACAGGCCGCCGCGCCTGGCGCTGCCGAGGACCCATGGCGCGCCGAACGCCTGGCCGCCGCCCGCTGGGGCCTGCTGCGCGGGGCACCCGAGGCCGTGTTCGCCTTCGGCCGCGTCAGCTCGCCGGTGGCGTTGCCGGCGTGA
- a CDS encoding FitA-like ribbon-helix-helix domain-containing protein — translation MAVLTLKNLPDDVHRALRVRAAQHGRSTEAEVREILAAAVKPQGRVRMGDALAAIGRKAGLSDENAAAMGRLRGKEPAQPLSFD, via the coding sequence ATGGCAGTCTTGACCTTGAAGAACCTGCCAGACGACGTGCATCGTGCGCTGCGTGTACGAGCGGCGCAGCATGGCCGCAGCACTGAGGCAGAGGTGCGCGAAATCCTGGCCGCCGCCGTAAAGCCCCAAGGTCGAGTGCGGATGGGTGATGCCCTGGCCGCCATTGGTCGCAAGGCGGGGCTGAGCGACGAGAACGCGGCTGCGATGGGCAGACTGCGCGGCAAAGAGCCCGCACAGCCGCTGAGCTTTGACTGA
- a CDS encoding IclR family transcriptional regulator, with protein sequence MDDADEGRGPRGIQSIEVGGQLLLALAHHGRPMPLKDLAREAGMAPAKAHPYLVSFGKLGLVEQEPTTGRYGLGPLALQLGLISLQQYDPVRLATPLADELALATGHTVALAVWGNRGPTIVRVAEAPSPVHVAMRHGTVMSMRGTASGWLFAAYLPAADVAPLLAQEPAVPGFDDELAEVRRRGLARAVDLSLPGVSALAVPVFDGRGAMVLSITAIGPSATFDSSWDGELAAELRRVAGGLSRRLGWQPG encoded by the coding sequence ATGGACGACGCCGACGAGGGACGCGGCCCGCGGGGCATCCAGAGCATCGAGGTGGGCGGACAGCTGCTGCTGGCGCTGGCGCACCATGGCCGGCCGATGCCGCTGAAGGACCTGGCGCGCGAGGCGGGCATGGCGCCGGCCAAGGCCCACCCCTATCTCGTGAGCTTCGGCAAGCTGGGCCTGGTGGAGCAGGAGCCCACCACCGGCCGCTACGGCCTGGGCCCGCTGGCGCTGCAGCTGGGGCTGATCAGCCTGCAGCAATACGACCCGGTGCGGCTGGCCACGCCGCTGGCCGACGAGCTGGCGCTGGCCACCGGCCACACGGTGGCGCTGGCGGTGTGGGGCAACCGCGGGCCCACCATCGTGCGGGTGGCCGAAGCGCCCTCCCCGGTGCATGTGGCCATGCGCCACGGCACGGTGATGAGCATGCGCGGCACCGCCTCGGGCTGGTTGTTCGCGGCCTACCTGCCGGCGGCCGACGTGGCGCCGCTGCTGGCGCAGGAGCCGGCAGTGCCAGGCTTCGACGACGAACTGGCCGAGGTGCGCCGCCGCGGCCTGGCGCGGGCGGTGGACCTGTCCCTGCCCGGCGTCAGCGCACTGGCGGTGCCGGTGTTCGACGGCCGCGGCGCGATGGTGCTCAGCATCACCGCCATCGGCCCCAGCGCCACCTTCGACAGCAGCTGGGACGGCGAGTTGGCAGCCGAACTGCGGCGCGTGGCCGGTGGGCTTTCGCGGCGCTTGGGGTGGCAGCCGGGGTGA
- a CDS encoding MBL fold metallo-hydrolase: protein MSKAFASQADLEEKQVSFTKLSDNAYAYTAEGDPNTGVIIGDDAVMVLDTQATPVMAQDVIRRIREVTDKPIKYVLMTHYHAVRVLGASAYGADHIIASQDTRDLIVERGEQDKASEIGRFPRLFRNVESVPAGLTWPTITFTGKMTLWLGSLEVQLLQLGRGHTKGDTVAWLPQQKILFSGDLVEFDATPYAGDAYFKDWPQTLDNLAALKPEKLVPGRGAALTTPEAVQQGLAGTRDFIADVWRQVQAGVAAGHDLNTVYKNTYAALQPKYGHWVIFDHCMPFDVTRCYDEATQHPDPRIWTAERDTQMWKTLEG, encoded by the coding sequence ATGAGCAAAGCCTTCGCCTCGCAAGCCGACCTCGAAGAAAAGCAGGTCAGCTTCACCAAGCTGTCCGACAACGCCTATGCCTACACGGCCGAGGGCGACCCCAATACCGGGGTCATCATCGGCGACGACGCGGTGATGGTGTTGGACACGCAAGCCACGCCAGTGATGGCGCAGGACGTGATCCGTCGCATCCGCGAGGTGACCGACAAGCCGATCAAGTACGTGCTGATGACGCACTACCACGCGGTGCGGGTGCTGGGCGCCAGCGCCTATGGCGCGGACCACATCATCGCCAGCCAGGACACGCGCGACCTGATCGTCGAGCGCGGCGAGCAGGACAAGGCCAGCGAGATCGGCCGCTTTCCGCGCCTGTTCCGCAACGTCGAGAGCGTGCCGGCGGGTCTCACCTGGCCCACCATCACCTTCACCGGCAAGATGACGCTGTGGCTGGGCAGCCTGGAAGTGCAGCTGCTGCAACTGGGCCGCGGCCACACCAAGGGCGACACCGTGGCCTGGCTGCCGCAGCAGAAGATCCTGTTCAGCGGCGACCTGGTGGAGTTCGACGCCACGCCCTATGCCGGCGATGCCTACTTCAAGGACTGGCCGCAGACGCTGGACAACCTGGCCGCGCTCAAGCCCGAAAAGCTGGTGCCCGGCCGCGGCGCCGCGCTCACCACGCCCGAAGCGGTGCAGCAGGGTCTGGCCGGCACGCGCGACTTCATCGCCGACGTGTGGCGCCAGGTGCAGGCCGGCGTGGCTGCGGGCCACGACCTCAACACCGTCTACAAGAACACCTACGCCGCGCTGCAGCCCAAATACGGCCACTGGGTGATCTTCGACCACTGCATGCCCTTCGACGTGACGCGCTGCTACGACGAAGCCACGCAGCACCCCGATCCGCGCATCTGGACCGCCGAACGCGACACCCAGATGTGGAAGACCCTGGAAGGCTGA
- a CDS encoding FAD-dependent oxidoreductase — protein MDYQTLHFPYRRHADQDAAAPPRHPVVVVGAGPVGLALAIDLAQRQVPVVLLDNDHQLSTGSRAICFAKRTLEIFDRLGCGQPMVDKGVSWNVGRVFLRDEPVYAFDLLPETGHERPAFINLQQYYVEGMLADRAAQLPLIDLRWDNAVKAVEQHADHALLTVETPEGPYQLRADWLVACDGSRSTVRELIGQESTGRIFKDRFLIADVKITGRQQPPERWFWFDPPFHPGQSVLLHRQPDDVWRIDFQLGWDADPEAARQPEHIIPLVKKLLGDDVPFTLEWASVYTFGCRRMASFCHGRVLFAGDSAHGVSPFGARGANSGVQDADNLGWKLAAVLQGQVAGDAAQALVASYGHEREYAADENILNSTRATDFITPKSAVSRLFRDAVLQLARTQPFARRLVNSGRLSVPATLDGSPLNTPDVDDFQGLMRPGAVAADAPLPSTADGWLLRALSSGFTLLVFGEAPAWAHDLPGIAVLQVPAGEAHALAWQRYDAQPGTAYLIRPDQHVCARWRQPTAAAVLAAQGRALGRRVDPQTERSAA, from the coding sequence ATGGACTACCAGACGCTGCATTTCCCGTATCGGCGCCATGCCGACCAGGACGCCGCCGCGCCGCCGCGCCACCCCGTGGTGGTGGTGGGCGCCGGGCCGGTGGGCCTGGCGCTGGCCATCGACCTGGCGCAGCGCCAGGTGCCGGTGGTGCTGCTGGACAACGACCACCAGCTGTCCACCGGCTCACGGGCCATCTGCTTTGCCAAGCGCACGCTGGAGATCTTCGACCGCCTGGGCTGTGGCCAGCCGATGGTGGACAAGGGCGTGTCCTGGAACGTGGGCCGGGTGTTCCTGCGCGACGAGCCGGTGTACGCCTTCGACCTGCTGCCCGAGACCGGCCATGAGCGGCCGGCCTTCATCAACCTGCAGCAGTACTACGTGGAAGGCATGCTGGCCGACCGCGCCGCGCAGCTGCCGCTGATCGACCTGCGCTGGGACAACGCGGTGAAGGCCGTGGAGCAGCATGCCGACCACGCGCTGCTGACGGTGGAAACGCCCGAGGGCCCCTATCAGTTGCGCGCCGACTGGCTGGTGGCCTGCGACGGCAGCCGCAGCACCGTGCGTGAGCTGATCGGACAGGAAAGCACCGGCCGCATCTTCAAGGACCGCTTCCTGATCGCCGATGTGAAGATCACCGGCCGACAGCAGCCGCCCGAGCGCTGGTTCTGGTTCGATCCGCCCTTCCATCCCGGCCAGAGCGTGCTGCTGCACCGCCAGCCCGACGACGTCTGGCGCATCGACTTCCAGCTGGGCTGGGACGCCGACCCCGAGGCTGCCAGGCAGCCCGAGCACATCATCCCGCTGGTCAAGAAGCTACTGGGCGACGACGTGCCCTTCACGCTGGAGTGGGCCAGCGTGTACACCTTCGGCTGCCGGCGCATGGCCAGCTTCTGCCACGGCCGCGTGCTGTTCGCGGGCGATTCGGCGCATGGCGTATCGCCCTTCGGCGCCCGCGGCGCCAACTCCGGCGTCCAGGACGCCGACAACCTGGGCTGGAAGCTGGCCGCGGTGCTGCAAGGCCAGGTGGCGGGCGATGCCGCGCAGGCGCTGGTGGCCAGCTACGGCCATGAGCGCGAATACGCCGCCGACGAGAACATCCTCAACTCCACCCGCGCCACCGACTTCATCACGCCCAAGAGCGCGGTGAGCCGGCTGTTCCGCGACGCGGTGCTGCAACTGGCGCGCACGCAGCCCTTCGCCCGCCGGCTGGTCAACAGCGGCCGGCTGTCGGTGCCTGCCACGCTGGACGGCTCGCCGCTGAACACGCCCGATGTCGATGACTTCCAGGGCCTGATGCGACCGGGCGCGGTGGCGGCCGATGCGCCGCTGCCAAGCACCGCGGACGGCTGGCTGCTGCGTGCCTTGTCCAGCGGCTTCACGCTGCTGGTGTTCGGCGAGGCGCCGGCCTGGGCCCACGACCTGCCCGGCATCGCGGTGCTGCAGGTGCCCGCGGGCGAGGCCCATGCACTGGCCTGGCAGCGCTACGACGCTCAGCCCGGCACGGCCTACTTGATTCGCCCCGACCAGCATGTGTGCGCCCGCTGGCGCCAGCCCACCGCCGCGGCGGTGCTGGCCGCGCAGGGCAGGGCGCTGGGCCGCCGCGTCGACCCGCAGACGGAAAGGAGCGCGGCATGA
- a CDS encoding DUF2783 domain-containing protein yields the protein MSATLNTELNLKAPDDFYEALIDTHRDLPEAESHALNARLVLLLANHIGDMTVLQQALTLARDPSAGDLS from the coding sequence ATGAGCGCCACACTGAACACCGAGCTGAACCTGAAAGCGCCCGACGATTTCTACGAGGCGCTGATCGACACCCACCGCGACCTGCCCGAGGCCGAGAGCCATGCGCTCAACGCCCGGCTGGTGCTGCTGCTGGCCAACCACATCGGCGACATGACGGTGCTGCAGCAGGCACTGACCCTGGCGCGCGACCCTTCTGCCGGAGACCTCTCATGA
- the hmgA gene encoding homogentisate 1,2-dioxygenase, producing MSEATTTLNYQSGFGNQFATEAVAGALPQGRNSPQQVALGLYAELISGSAFTAPRHENRRTWVYRRQPSVVTGGFEPLPHAYWKTGAKEGVNAPPNPMRWHPVPVPGDDQPSDFIDGIRTVVVNGDADAQSGMAAHLVLVNRSMERRALVNADGEMLLVPQQGSIRVTTELGVLDAAPGQIVLVPRGIVFKVAVDGPTRLYVCENYGAPFRLPELGPIGSNGLANPRDFQAPVAAHEPGSGGYEVVRKYAGQLWRTRQAHTPFNVVAWHGNLTPLRYDTAHFMVIGSISFDHPDPSIFTVLTSPSDTPGTANCDFVIFPPRWMVAEDTFRPPWYHRNLMSEFMGLVYGQYDAKPEGFKPGGMSLHNCMVPHGPDAEAFDKASNAPLQPHKLDHTLAFMFESRWRFVPTDFAMNGGALDANYPQCWAALDDKFKD from the coding sequence ATGAGCGAAGCAACAACGACCTTGAACTACCAGTCCGGCTTCGGCAACCAGTTCGCCACCGAGGCGGTGGCCGGCGCGCTGCCCCAGGGCCGCAACAGCCCGCAGCAGGTGGCGCTGGGCCTGTATGCCGAGCTGATCTCGGGCAGCGCCTTCACCGCCCCGCGACACGAAAACCGCCGCACCTGGGTCTACCGCCGCCAGCCCTCGGTGGTGACCGGTGGCTTCGAGCCGCTGCCCCATGCCTACTGGAAGACCGGCGCCAAGGAGGGCGTCAACGCACCGCCCAATCCCATGCGCTGGCACCCCGTGCCGGTGCCGGGCGACGATCAGCCCTCCGACTTCATCGACGGCATCCGCACCGTGGTGGTCAATGGCGATGCCGATGCGCAAAGCGGCATGGCGGCCCATCTGGTGCTGGTCAACCGCTCGATGGAGCGTCGCGCGCTGGTCAATGCCGATGGCGAGATGCTGCTGGTGCCGCAGCAGGGCAGCATCCGCGTGACCACCGAGCTGGGGGTGCTGGACGCGGCGCCCGGCCAGATCGTGCTGGTGCCGCGCGGCATCGTCTTCAAGGTGGCGGTGGACGGCCCCACGCGCCTGTATGTGTGCGAGAACTACGGCGCCCCGTTCCGCCTGCCCGAGCTGGGCCCCATCGGCAGCAACGGCCTGGCCAATCCGCGCGACTTCCAGGCGCCGGTGGCGGCCCATGAGCCAGGCAGTGGCGGCTATGAAGTGGTGCGCAAGTACGCCGGCCAGCTGTGGCGCACGCGGCAGGCGCACACGCCCTTCAACGTGGTGGCCTGGCACGGCAACCTCACGCCGCTGCGCTACGACACGGCGCATTTCATGGTCATCGGCTCCATCAGCTTCGACCACCCGGACCCGTCGATCTTCACCGTGCTCACCAGCCCCAGCGACACGCCGGGCACCGCCAACTGCGACTTCGTGATCTTTCCGCCGCGCTGGATGGTGGCCGAGGACACCTTCCGCCCGCCCTGGTACCACCGCAACCTGATGAGCGAGTTCATGGGCCTGGTGTACGGCCAGTACGACGCCAAGCCCGAAGGCTTCAAGCCCGGTGGCATGAGCCTGCACAACTGCATGGTGCCGCACGGTCCCGATGCCGAGGCCTTCGACAAGGCGAGCAACGCCCCGTTGCAGCCACACAAGCTGGACCACACCCTGGCCTTCATGTTCGAGAGCCGCTGGCGCTTCGTGCCCACCGACTTCGCGATGAACGGCGGCGCGCTGGACGCCAACTATCCGCAGTGCTGGGCCGCACTCGACGACAAATTCAAGGATTGA
- the fahA gene encoding fumarylacetoacetase, with protein MTDRLLDATHDPALQSWVPSANEPGTDFPIQNLPYGAFRRVGRDEPLRIGVAIGDQVLDLKLAAAQAGWPADVQPLLAPLAAGDLNALMAQGAPARRQLRAALSQALRAGSPQQAALAGALVPQSEAAMAVPCRIGDYTDFYTGIHHATAVGKLFRPDNPLLPNYKWVPIGYHGRVSSIGVSGQRFRRPTGQTAGPEGTPLFGPVKRLDYELELGVFVGAGNAQGEPMTMAQAEDEWFGMVLLNDWSARDLQAWEYQPLGPFLSKSFATTISPWIVTQEALAPFRRPFTRPEGDPAPLPYLDSATNSERGALGLTIEVWLQTPAMAQPERLSCGNAADAYWTVAQMLTHHSSNGCNLQPGDLLGSGTLSGPNPDQAGSLLELTQGGKQAITLSSGETRTFLQDGDTVILKAYAEAPGARRVGFGECRGTVLG; from the coding sequence ATGACCGACCGACTGCTGGACGCCACCCACGACCCTGCGCTGCAAAGCTGGGTGCCTTCCGCCAACGAGCCGGGCACCGACTTCCCGATCCAGAACCTGCCGTACGGCGCCTTCCGCCGCGTAGGCCGTGATGAGCCCCTGCGCATCGGCGTGGCCATCGGCGACCAGGTGCTGGACCTGAAGCTGGCCGCCGCCCAGGCTGGCTGGCCGGCCGATGTGCAGCCGCTGCTGGCGCCCTTGGCCGCGGGTGACCTCAATGCGCTGATGGCTCAGGGTGCGCCCGCCCGCCGCCAGCTGCGTGCGGCCTTGAGCCAAGCGCTGCGCGCAGGCAGCCCGCAGCAGGCCGCGCTGGCCGGTGCGTTGGTGCCGCAGTCCGAAGCCGCCATGGCCGTGCCTTGCCGCATCGGCGACTACACCGACTTCTACACCGGCATCCACCACGCCACCGCGGTGGGCAAGCTGTTCCGCCCCGACAACCCGCTGCTGCCCAACTACAAGTGGGTGCCCATCGGCTACCACGGCCGGGTGTCCAGCATCGGCGTCAGCGGCCAGCGTTTCCGCCGGCCCACGGGCCAGACGGCGGGCCCGGAAGGCACGCCGCTGTTCGGGCCGGTGAAGCGGCTGGACTACGAGCTGGAGCTGGGTGTGTTCGTCGGCGCCGGCAATGCCCAGGGCGAGCCGATGACGATGGCGCAGGCCGAAGACGAGTGGTTCGGCATGGTGCTGCTCAACGACTGGTCGGCGCGCGACCTGCAGGCCTGGGAGTACCAGCCGCTGGGGCCGTTCCTGTCCAAGAGCTTTGCCACGACCATCTCGCCCTGGATCGTGACGCAGGAGGCGCTGGCGCCGTTCCGCCGGCCGTTCACGCGGCCCGAGGGCGATCCGGCGCCGCTGCCGTACCTGGATTCGGCGACCAACAGCGAGCGTGGGGCCCTGGGCCTGACCATCGAGGTGTGGCTGCAAACCCCGGCGATGGCGCAACCGGAGCGCTTGAGTTGCGGCAATGCCGCCGATGCCTACTGGACGGTGGCGCAGATGCTGACACACCACAGCAGCAACGGCTGCAACCTGCAGCCGGGCGACCTGCTGGGCAGCGGCACGCTGTCGGGCCCCAATCCGGACCAGGCTGGTTCGCTGCTGGAGCTGACGCAGGGCGGCAAGCAGGCGATCACGCTGTCGTCGGGCGAGACGCGGACCTTCCTGCAGGACGGCGATACGGTGATCCTGAAGGCTTACGCCGAAGCGCCGGGGGCGCGGCGGGTGGGGTTTGGCGAGTGCCGGGGGACGGTGCTGGGCTGA
- a CDS encoding 3-hydroxyacyl-CoA dehydrogenase, whose protein sequence is MPEADALLGPHTVVGIVGTGSMGVGIAQVAAQAGHAVRLFDAQPSVAQAALQRIGNDLATAVQRGRLQPAQRSAVMERLSLVESIAGLEGCGLVVEAVAERLEVKQALFRQLEQWLPAATVLATNTSSISITAVAHGLMHPGRVVGWHFFNPAPRMRLVEVVRGLDTDHAVADAVSQLSRAWGKTPVDAPNTPGFIVNRVARPFYAESLRLLSEQLAPAPVIDQLLHEAGGFPMGPFQLIDLIGVDVNLAVTESVFAATQFDTRYAPHPLQQELVQAGRLGRKSGRGFYDYQLDATMPTPVPVEPAPLRPALRASAQPGLLAPLIERLRAGGQVVVGDGSLPPESLAVDEVTVALTDGRTATRRGEGEPLLLLDLARDFATTRVLGATASTGHHELLPGLAAALEPAGVELLALDDVAGLGVMRVACCLVNEAADLCTWTGTLPADVDIAMVLGAGHPQGPLAWGEQLGAQRVISVLEHLQAHYGDSRYRRSPRLWRMAAAHRS, encoded by the coding sequence ATGCCGGAAGCCGATGCGCTGCTGGGCCCCCATACCGTCGTCGGCATCGTCGGCACCGGCAGCATGGGGGTGGGCATTGCGCAGGTGGCCGCGCAGGCCGGCCATGCGGTGCGCCTGTTCGATGCGCAGCCCAGCGTGGCCCAGGCCGCGCTGCAGCGCATCGGCAACGACCTGGCCACCGCGGTGCAGCGCGGCCGCCTGCAGCCCGCGCAGCGCAGCGCCGTGATGGAGCGGCTGTCGCTGGTCGAATCCATCGCCGGGCTGGAAGGCTGCGGCCTGGTGGTCGAGGCCGTGGCCGAGCGGCTGGAGGTCAAGCAGGCCCTTTTCCGCCAGCTGGAGCAGTGGCTGCCGGCGGCCACGGTGCTGGCGACCAACACCTCGTCCATCTCCATCACCGCCGTGGCGCATGGGCTGATGCACCCCGGCCGTGTGGTGGGCTGGCACTTCTTCAACCCGGCGCCGCGCATGCGCCTGGTGGAAGTGGTGCGTGGGCTGGACACCGACCATGCGGTGGCCGATGCCGTCAGCCAGCTCAGCCGCGCCTGGGGCAAGACGCCGGTGGACGCGCCCAACACGCCGGGCTTCATCGTCAACCGGGTGGCGCGGCCGTTCTACGCCGAAAGCCTGCGGCTGCTGAGCGAGCAGCTGGCCCCCGCGCCGGTGATCGACCAGCTGCTGCATGAGGCGGGCGGCTTTCCGATGGGGCCGTTCCAGCTCATCGACCTGATCGGCGTCGACGTCAACCTGGCGGTCACCGAATCGGTGTTTGCGGCCACCCAGTTCGATACGCGCTATGCACCGCACCCGCTGCAGCAGGAGCTGGTGCAGGCCGGCCGCCTGGGCCGCAAGAGCGGACGCGGCTTCTACGACTACCAGCTGGACGCCACCATGCCCACGCCGGTGCCGGTGGAGCCGGCGCCGCTGCGGCCCGCGCTGCGCGCCTCGGCCCAGCCGGGCCTGCTGGCGCCACTGATCGAGCGCTTGCGTGCCGGCGGCCAGGTGGTGGTGGGCGATGGCTCACTGCCGCCCGAAAGCCTGGCCGTGGACGAGGTGACGGTGGCACTGACCGATGGCCGCACCGCCACCCGCCGTGGCGAAGGTGAGCCCTTGCTGCTGCTGGACCTGGCGCGCGATTTCGCCACCACCCGCGTGCTGGGCGCAACCGCCAGCACCGGCCACCATGAGCTGTTGCCTGGCCTGGCCGCGGCCCTGGAGCCGGCCGGTGTGGAGCTGCTGGCGCTGGACGACGTGGCCGGCCTGGGCGTGATGCGCGTGGCCTGCTGCCTGGTGAACGAGGCGGCCGACCTGTGCACCTGGACCGGCACCTTGCCGGCTGACGTGGACATTGCCATGGTGCTGGGCGCCGGGCATCCGCAAGGGCCGCTGGCCTGGGGTGAGCAACTGGGCGCCCAGCGGGTGATCAGCGTGCTGGAGCACCTGCAGGCGCATTACGGCGACAGCCGCTACCGGCGTTCGCCCCGCCTGTGGCGGATGGCGGCGGCGCATCGCAGCTGA
- the paaI gene encoding hydroxyphenylacetyl-CoA thioesterase PaaI, with translation MAPANPSHPAPAAERNAQQTAEFVRDGMWRNDRASRALGMQVTAIGPGTATLTMTVREDMLNGHDICHGGLMTTLCDSAFAFACNAYNELTVASGFAIDITAPARLGDVLTAHCTEQSKAGRTGVYDVELSNQRGERLALFRGRSYTVRGKPAVAG, from the coding sequence ATGGCCCCAGCAAATCCGTCCCATCCGGCTCCGGCCGCCGAACGCAATGCCCAGCAGACCGCCGAGTTCGTGCGCGATGGCATGTGGCGCAACGATCGGGCCTCTCGTGCGCTGGGCATGCAGGTTACCGCGATCGGCCCCGGCACCGCCACGTTGACGATGACGGTGCGCGAAGACATGTTGAACGGCCACGACATCTGCCATGGCGGCCTGATGACCACGTTGTGCGATTCGGCCTTCGCTTTCGCCTGCAACGCCTACAACGAGTTGACCGTGGCCTCGGGCTTCGCCATCGACATCACGGCCCCGGCGCGCCTGGGCGACGTGCTCACCGCCCACTGCACCGAGCAGTCCAAGGCCGGCCGCACCGGCGTGTACGACGTGGAGCTCAGCAACCAGCGCGGCGAGCGCCTGGCCTTGTTCCGTGGCCGCTCCTACACCGTGCGCGGCAAACCGGCCGTGGCCGGCTGA